A single region of the Streptomyces sp. NBC_00236 genome encodes:
- a CDS encoding MFS transporter — protein MRKWGPLTAVCLGTFMLLLDVTIVIVALPDMARVLDASLSDLQWVIDGYALALAALLLGIGAAADLLGRRRVHVAGVVLFAVASLGCGLASSPALLVAARGVQGVGAAAMFATTLPLLASVYRGRDRSVALGLWGAVSGGAAAIGPVVGGLLTEGPGWRWIFFVNLPVSVAAIWLTARTVPESHGARGRRIDWAGTVSFAVFAAAATYAVVRAGSVGWTSGRTLATFGIAALALLCFVLVERRAEHPMLELSLFRKSAFTGVMAGALAYNLAAFAVLPYTSIWLQTVLGLSPVQGGLALLPLAATAFVVAAVGGKLLHGVQPRLTIGVGLALIGVGTLGQAVLGAGSSWPALLPGLIVAGIGTGLVSPALAGAALAAVEPERAGMAGGAVNTFRQLGYAFGVAVLGTVLTSRIGETLGEEQSHALAGGGASGLRAAGVPEHALRAAFASGLNTAAVVAGVVGVVAGAAVLLLVRGERKAPEAAGGAVAEVVRAR, from the coding sequence ATGCGCAAGTGGGGGCCGCTCACCGCGGTCTGTCTGGGGACGTTCATGCTGCTGCTGGACGTCACGATCGTCATCGTGGCGCTGCCCGACATGGCGCGGGTGCTGGACGCGTCGCTCTCCGACCTGCAATGGGTCATCGACGGATACGCGCTCGCGCTCGCCGCGCTGCTGCTCGGCATCGGGGCCGCCGCCGATCTGCTCGGGCGGCGCCGGGTCCATGTCGCGGGCGTCGTGCTCTTCGCCGTCGCCTCGCTGGGCTGCGGGCTCGCCTCCTCGCCCGCGCTGCTGGTGGCCGCCCGCGGGGTCCAAGGGGTGGGCGCGGCCGCGATGTTCGCGACCACGCTGCCGTTGCTCGCCTCCGTCTACCGGGGCAGGGACCGGTCCGTCGCGCTCGGGCTGTGGGGTGCGGTGAGCGGGGGCGCCGCCGCGATCGGGCCCGTGGTCGGCGGGCTGCTGACCGAGGGGCCGGGATGGCGGTGGATCTTCTTCGTGAACCTTCCGGTCAGCGTCGCCGCCATCTGGCTGACGGCCCGGACCGTGCCCGAGTCGCACGGGGCGCGGGGCCGGCGCATCGACTGGGCGGGGACCGTGAGCTTCGCGGTGTTCGCGGCGGCGGCGACGTACGCCGTCGTACGGGCGGGGAGCGTGGGCTGGACCTCGGGGCGCACGCTCGCCACGTTCGGGATCGCCGCGCTCGCCCTGCTCTGCTTCGTACTCGTCGAGCGGCGTGCCGAACACCCAATGCTGGAGCTGTCGTTGTTCCGGAAGTCCGCGTTCACCGGCGTGATGGCCGGGGCGCTGGCGTACAACCTGGCGGCCTTCGCCGTCCTGCCGTACACCTCGATCTGGCTGCAGACCGTGCTCGGGCTCAGTCCCGTCCAGGGCGGGCTGGCGCTCCTGCCGCTGGCCGCGACGGCGTTCGTGGTGGCGGCCGTCGGCGGGAAGCTGCTGCACGGGGTGCAGCCGAGGCTGACCATCGGCGTCGGACTCGCCCTGATCGGCGTCGGCACGCTCGGGCAGGCGGTCCTCGGCGCGGGTTCCTCATGGCCGGCACTGCTGCCCGGGCTGATCGTCGCGGGCATCGGCACCGGCCTGGTGTCCCCGGCCCTCGCGGGCGCCGCGCTGGCTGCGGTGGAGCCGGAGCGGGCGGGCATGGCGGGCGGCGCGGTCAACACCTTCCGGCAGCTCGGGTACGCCTTCGGGGTGGCCGTGCTCGGGACGGTGCTGACCTCGCGGATCGGCGAGACGCTGGGCGAGGAGCAGTCCCATGCGCTCGCGGGCGGCGGTGCGTCGGGCCTTCGGGCGGCGGGGGTGCCGGAGCACGCGCTGCGGGCGGCGTTCGCGTCGGGGCTGAACACGGCGGCCGTGGTGGCCGGAGTGGTGGGGGTCGTCGCGGGGGCGGCGGTGCTCCTGCTGGTGCGGGGGGAGCGGAAGGCCCCGGAGGCCGCGGGGGGTGCGGTGGCAGAGGTCGTGCGCGCACGGTAG